A genomic segment from Bacillota bacterium encodes:
- the pstA gene encoding phosphate ABC transporter permease PstA, which translates to MTKIFFFATMLTIGLLVFIVFYVLKNGLHVVTLRFLLESPAEMGRSGGIYPAIIGTIAVTGLSILIAGPIGVATAIYLTEYTHEGAISKVVRFGTENLAGIPSIIFGLFGFLFFVVYLGLGWSILSGALTLSAMILPTIVRTSEESINAVPKAYREISYALGATRWQTVTGAVLPSALPGIVTGIVLAIGRGIGETAAVIFTAGASLGVPSSIFDPVRTLPVHFYILAREGISMENAYGTAAVLIVVILVINILAYWAMRRFSAKSTV; encoded by the coding sequence ATGACAAAGATATTCTTCTTTGCTACCATGTTGACCATTGGTCTGCTCGTGTTTATCGTTTTTTACGTGTTGAAGAATGGCCTTCATGTGGTGACGCTGCGTTTTCTACTGGAGTCACCCGCGGAAATGGGGCGTTCAGGCGGCATCTACCCGGCTATCATTGGCACCATAGCTGTAACCGGGCTCAGCATTTTGATCGCAGGGCCGATAGGCGTAGCTACCGCCATATACCTTACCGAATATACACATGAGGGCGCTATCTCCAAGGTCGTTCGTTTTGGCACCGAGAATCTTGCGGGGATACCTTCGATAATCTTCGGGCTTTTTGGATTTCTCTTCTTTGTAGTTTACCTGGGTCTTGGGTGGTCTATATTATCAGGCGCGCTCACTCTATCAGCGATGATTTTGCCCACCATAGTGCGAACATCTGAGGAATCCATAAACGCGGTCCCAAAGGCTTACCGGGAGATTAGCTATGCGCTGGGAGCGACACGCTGGCAAACGGTGACAGGAGCGGTCCTGCCTTCAGCGCTTCCGGGAATTGTCACCGGGATCGTGCTGGCCATAGGCAGGGGGATTGGTGAGACCGCGGCGGTGATCTTCACTGCCGGGGCATCTCTTGGGGTGCCTTCCTCGATTTTCGATCCAGTGAGGACGCTTCCGGTTCATTTCTATATTCTGGCGCGCGAAGGAATTTCCATGGAGAACGCGTACGGCACCGCGGCAGTCTTGATAGTGGTGATCCTTGTTATCAATATCCTGGCATACTGGGCGATGCGTAGATTTTCGGCCAAGAGCACTGTTTGA
- the pstB gene encoding phosphate ABC transporter ATP-binding protein: protein MGVAYLVQRTDDSSQQVKVSVKNLEFYYGNLQALKGISTEIKCNELFVIMGPSGSGKTTFLRTLNRLGDIIPGTSVKGKILIDGKDIYGPQVDVADLRRRVGMVFALPIALPMSIFDNVAYGPRKRGIRRHSALQEIVERALKAAILWDEVKDRLHDHAGRLSGGQQQRLSIARVLAVEPEIILLDEPTSGLDPISTLRIEELLHELVKQYTVVLVTHNPLQAARVGGEVAFFFMGELVERGPAGRIFTSPSDKRTEDYITGKFG, encoded by the coding sequence ATGGGAGTGGCTTATTTGGTGCAAAGAACAGATGACTCCTCTCAACAGGTAAAGGTTTCGGTAAAGAACCTGGAATTTTATTATGGTAATCTCCAGGCCCTGAAGGGTATCAGCACTGAAATAAAATGTAATGAGCTCTTTGTAATCATGGGCCCGTCCGGAAGTGGCAAAACTACCTTTTTGCGGACGCTCAATCGCCTTGGGGACATAATCCCCGGGACTTCGGTCAAAGGGAAGATCTTGATAGATGGCAAGGATATTTACGGGCCACAGGTGGATGTTGCAGATCTCAGGCGAAGGGTTGGTATGGTCTTTGCCCTGCCGATCGCTCTTCCTATGAGCATCTTTGATAATGTAGCTTATGGACCACGAAAAAGGGGGATCCGCAGGCATTCTGCGCTGCAGGAGATAGTGGAGCGGGCTCTAAAGGCGGCTATTCTATGGGATGAAGTGAAGGATAGGTTGCATGATCATGCAGGACGCCTTTCCGGGGGACAGCAGCAGCGACTTTCCATCGCCCGCGTGTTAGCTGTTGAGCCCGAAATCATTTTGTTGGATGAACCCACATCCGGGCTTGACCCTATTTCAACCCTGCGTATCGAGGAATTATTGCATGAGCTTGTCAAACAATACACTGTCGTCTTGGTGACCCATAATCCCTTGCAAGCGGCCCGCGTGGGAGGGGAAGTCGCTTTCTTCTTCATGGGTGAGCTGGTTGAACGGGGCCCGGCAGGACGGATTTTCACTTCCCCTTCGGATAAGAGAACTGAGGATTATATAACGGGGAAATTCGGTTGA
- the pstB gene encoding phosphate ABC transporter ATP-binding protein codes for MESGNKIDIDHLNLYYGNMKALKDISLGFPKNAITALIGPSGCGKSTLLRCLNRMNDVIPGVRIEGRVFLDGSDIYDPDTDVTVLRKRVGMVFQRPAAFPLSIYENVACAPRVHGVNDRATLDELVEKSLRGVGLWDEVKDHLRKSALGLSLGQQQQLCIARVIATSPEVILLDEPCSALDPASTLRIEDLMRQLQQRYTIIIVTHNMQQAARASDNTAFMLDGELVEFGKTGDIFTMPSDKRTESYVTGRLG; via the coding sequence ATGGAAAGCGGTAATAAGATAGACATCGATCATCTTAACTTGTATTATGGTAATATGAAGGCCTTGAAAGATATATCTCTTGGTTTTCCCAAGAACGCCATTACTGCCTTGATAGGGCCGTCAGGATGTGGCAAGTCCACCCTTCTGCGGTGTTTGAACCGCATGAATGATGTAATCCCAGGAGTCCGAATCGAAGGACGTGTCTTCTTGGACGGGTCAGACATCTACGATCCCGATACAGATGTTACCGTGCTGCGAAAGAGGGTGGGGATGGTATTTCAGCGACCTGCGGCTTTTCCGCTCAGCATATATGAGAATGTGGCATGTGCCCCTCGTGTGCATGGCGTCAATGATAGGGCAACCCTTGATGAGCTTGTAGAGAAAAGTTTGCGCGGGGTGGGGTTATGGGATGAGGTGAAGGACCACCTGAGGAAATCCGCTCTGGGGCTTTCACTGGGGCAGCAGCAGCAGCTGTGCATCGCCAGAGTGATAGCTACGAGCCCTGAGGTTATTCTGCTGGATGAACCTTGCTCTGCGCTCGACCCGGCATCTACTTTGCGAATCGAGGATCTCATGCGACAGCTCCAGCAGCGCTATACGATAATCATCGTTACGCATAATATGCAGCAGGCGGCGAGGGCGTCAGACAATACCGCGTTCATGTTGGATGGAGAGCTTGTAGAGTTTGGAAAGACAGGAGATATCTTCACCATGCCGTCAGATAAACGCACTGAAAGCTATGTCACCGGACGACTTGGGTGA
- the phoU gene encoding phosphate signaling complex protein PhoU, with protein MSSPRKKFDAELAELDDSLLRMGTIAEEMLGKALIALANRDLALADETIDMDDLVDQLNLDIETTCLRLIATQQPAARDLRIIFAALKIAGDVERVGDYTVDIAKTAKKLADRPLFKPLEDIPRLQQYVRQMLRETLDAFVSRDLSLVHKMIEDDDQVDHLYKSLHDELIEFMKRDPKTVDQAVDLLLIARYLERIADHITNIGERVFYVETGELKELH; from the coding sequence ATGTCGAGTCCGAGGAAAAAGTTTGACGCCGAACTCGCCGAGCTTGATGATTCGCTTCTCCGGATGGGAACCATCGCTGAGGAGATGCTTGGCAAGGCGCTCATCGCCCTTGCCAACCGCGATCTGGCTTTGGCTGATGAAACGATCGATATGGATGACCTGGTCGACCAGCTGAACCTAGATATCGAGACTACCTGCCTTCGTCTGATTGCGACTCAACAGCCTGCGGCGCGCGATCTCAGGATCATCTTTGCTGCGCTGAAGATCGCCGGAGATGTGGAGCGCGTTGGGGACTATACCGTGGATATTGCCAAGACAGCGAAGAAACTTGCTGATAGGCCTCTTTTTAAGCCATTGGAAGATATTCCACGTCTCCAGCAGTATGTCCGCCAGATGCTACGGGAGACTCTCGATGCTTTTGTAAGCCGCGATCTGAGTTTGGTTCATAAGATGATAGAAGATGATGATCAAGTAGATCATCTTTACAAAAGTCTCCATGACGAACTCATCGAATTCATGAAGAGAGATCCCAAGACCGTGGATCAGGCAGTGGATCTCCTTCTCATCGCGCGGTACCTGGAGCGCATCGCAGACCATATCACAAATATTGGCGAGAGGGTATTCTATGTAGAGACAGGGGAGCTAAAGGAGTTGCACTAA
- a CDS encoding polysaccharide biosynthesis protein, which produces MRPESVARGTLILTASGVITRFIGFAVRIILVRIMGPEGIGLFSRVSAMYMLILSMASAGIPVAVAKLSAEELGRHSESSARRIAHVAVLVNIATGILAMSAFILFARPLSSAILRDIRLYPIMLAISPALAVVPVSSVLRGLLQAYQWMTPIAASQIAERIASGMANVVLASTLISHGVEYSAAGLALGMAIGEVVGLAVMAWAWHVYGRYPGDRRKSIKREAGTRPGENMGTLPIMTRLFGIGIPVAGARAAGSFSGAVMAVLIPERLMMAGLDIGKATAVYGSFQGIAMAVVFFPTVFTFSLSSNLVPAISRAGGAGDWTRIRERIKDSILITILTGLISTIFFVSAGDFICKRLFDTPDATPVLIALSIGSTMIYLRITTGGIMQGLGLIGLATSNYIVGILLTLLLTYLLVPNPALHIYGAVMATLAGNMVNACLNWAAINRYLHRFPMMKGTSLNRFPVSKGTSFDLFFNRIMQEFGRIWRIFFHV; this is translated from the coding sequence ATGCGCCCTGAATCAGTGGCCAGAGGGACACTCATTTTGACTGCAAGTGGTGTAATTACAAGGTTTATTGGCTTTGCAGTGAGGATCATATTGGTGAGGATCATGGGACCCGAGGGGATTGGCTTATTCTCTCGGGTCTCTGCTATGTATATGCTCATCCTGTCCATGGCAAGCGCGGGCATACCTGTCGCTGTGGCGAAGCTCTCGGCGGAAGAACTCGGCCGGCACAGCGAGTCCTCTGCAAGGCGGATCGCGCATGTTGCCGTGTTGGTCAATATAGCCACGGGCATCCTGGCAATGTCGGCATTTATTTTATTTGCCCGCCCCCTATCATCTGCTATCCTCAGGGATATCAGATTATACCCCATCATGCTGGCCATCTCCCCTGCACTTGCTGTCGTTCCTGTCTCATCTGTTCTCAGAGGATTGCTGCAGGCATATCAGTGGATGACCCCGATTGCCGCCAGTCAGATAGCAGAACGCATCGCTTCAGGTATGGCAAATGTGGTTCTCGCAAGCACGCTTATATCCCATGGGGTTGAATATTCCGCTGCTGGATTGGCCTTGGGAATGGCCATAGGTGAGGTCGTCGGGTTGGCAGTGATGGCATGGGCATGGCATGTTTATGGCAGATATCCCGGGGACCGGCGAAAATCAATAAAGCGCGAAGCGGGGACCAGGCCTGGGGAAAATATGGGGACGCTCCCCATCATGACGCGCCTCTTTGGTATAGGGATACCCGTGGCGGGCGCTAGAGCCGCCGGATCTTTCTCCGGCGCGGTGATGGCTGTCTTGATTCCTGAGCGTCTTATGATGGCCGGATTGGATATAGGGAAGGCTACGGCCGTCTATGGAAGCTTCCAGGGTATAGCAATGGCCGTTGTCTTCTTCCCTACGGTATTTACCTTTTCCCTCAGTTCGAACCTGGTCCCTGCCATATCCCGAGCTGGGGGGGCAGGTGATTGGACCCGCATTCGGGAGCGCATCAAGGATTCCATTCTGATAACCATATTGACCGGTCTCATATCCACAATTTTCTTCGTATCAGCTGGCGATTTCATCTGCAAACGCCTTTTTGATACGCCGGACGCTACACCCGTTCTCATCGCCTTGAGCATTGGCTCGACCATGATCTATCTCAGAATAACCACTGGCGGCATCATGCAGGGGCTTGGACTTATAGGGCTTGCCACATCGAATTACATCGTCGGGATCCTCCTGACTCTTCTTCTCACATATCTCCTTGTCCCAAACCCCGCCCTCCACATATATGGCGCTGTTATGGCTACTCTTGCAGGGAACATGGTAAATGCATGCTTGAATTGGGCCGCCATCAACCGGTATCTTCATCGATTCCCCATGATGAAAGGGACCTCATTGAATAGATTCCCTGTATCGAAAGGGACTTCGTTTGATCTTTTCTTTAATAGGATCATGCAGGAATTCGGCAGAATCTGGCGAATCTTTTTCCATGTGTAG
- a CDS encoding HD-GYP domain-containing protein, whose translation MTCRKLLSFLVWVVGLGGLASVALAGKFWFTKPDLDLVIFLILMLHNSANGVDASNAIFLLTLPILMPIAYAFGPFWAGLVACLGTVDREQMKFPLPFFILNRGISSAAAVASALTLHLAMGKMPEVFTFMLSATAQVLTIGILYIAIQSLQCACTGSEDNYLSHALALTKTIIPGAAFGALFTYLYLNYSVLGVVAGYIVLCAVRSQTLFGHIDARYRLNLIKALLRTSYSKDPDLMLHLERVAYFSRRIARRCGYSWSKMHIFDEACYLHDIGKLEISDDILKSPRVLSAQEFEEIKKHPERGAKFIDDIPMDDGTRSMIRNIILHHHERYDGKGYPRGLAGDAIPLEARIVAVADAWDAMTGRRPYRRPASRMDAMDELRKNAGTQFDPYVVEVFLDVLENDPDILGNDPAVGYPEVGHSLNLEAARTS comes from the coding sequence GTGACTTGCCGTAAATTGCTGTCGTTCCTTGTGTGGGTCGTTGGACTTGGAGGACTTGCATCTGTAGCATTGGCTGGTAAATTTTGGTTTACGAAACCAGATCTTGACCTTGTGATATTCTTGATCCTGATGTTACATAACTCAGCGAATGGCGTAGATGCTTCAAATGCGATCTTTCTCCTGACTCTCCCCATACTCATGCCTATTGCATATGCTTTCGGGCCTTTCTGGGCTGGGCTCGTTGCCTGCCTTGGCACTGTGGATCGTGAACAAATGAAATTCCCCCTGCCATTTTTTATTCTAAATCGCGGGATTTCGTCCGCTGCAGCGGTAGCGAGCGCTTTAACCCTACACCTCGCCATGGGGAAGATGCCCGAGGTCTTTACCTTTATGCTTTCAGCCACGGCTCAGGTTTTGACCATCGGAATTCTCTATATTGCCATCCAATCACTTCAGTGTGCATGCACCGGAAGTGAGGACAACTACCTCAGTCATGCCCTGGCCCTGACCAAGACTATCATTCCAGGTGCTGCCTTTGGGGCGTTGTTCACCTATTTATATCTAAATTATTCGGTCCTCGGGGTTGTGGCCGGATATATTGTCCTTTGCGCTGTGCGATCTCAGACTCTCTTCGGCCATATAGATGCCCGCTACAGACTGAATCTTATCAAGGCGCTGCTCAGAACCTCATATTCAAAGGACCCTGATCTCATGCTCCACTTGGAGAGGGTGGCCTATTTCAGCAGAAGGATAGCAAGACGTTGCGGATATTCATGGTCTAAGATGCATATCTTCGACGAAGCATGTTACCTGCACGATATCGGGAAATTGGAGATAAGCGACGATATCCTGAAAAGCCCCCGGGTTTTATCTGCTCAGGAATTTGAGGAAATAAAGAAACATCCTGAGCGTGGCGCGAAGTTCATTGATGACATACCGATGGACGATGGCACTCGTTCTATGATAAGGAACATTATACTGCATCATCACGAAAGATATGATGGGAAGGGATATCCAAGAGGTCTCGCCGGGGACGCGATTCCACTGGAAGCCCGGATTGTGGCAGTGGCAGATGCATGGGATGCCATGACTGGCAGGCGTCCATATCGACGGCCCGCGAGCCGGATGGACGCCATGGATGAACTCAGGAAAAATGCAGGGACACAGTTCGACCCATACGTCGTAGAAGTTTTCTTAGATGTGCTAGAAAACGATCCTGATATCCTTGGGAATGATCCGGCGGTTGGATATCCCGAGGTCGGCCATTCCCTTAACCTCGAGGCGGCCCGGACTTCCTAG
- a CDS encoding HD domain-containing protein, whose amino-acid sequence MAIEEAKRDVHGRADIEVQDRAGEECCSGDGAFLQCDEKLFSDLVAALSMVMDVEEERKLYHGWRVAALTGFASRAVAHDSEELLPIAFYAALLHDIGAAGLSDHMIHYPTLASQLAVPEIIAHPARGAEIILELPGMEAASRMILEHHEYWNGIGYPAGKAGDEISLGAQIIRAADVFDLIVREKISGDPRDLRSEVLRRFEARSGEELSPLVVRAIADIVSSDSDGRFSALVNPEGLQDLVNQMRHQMPSIEPTCRRGPLKTILTIFAKIIDAKHQYTAGHSERVARYSLIIGMQMGLKERELQLLEASALLHDTGKVSVPRSVLDKKGSLAAEEISLIRRHASLTIEILSLITRFEDVAWIAGHHHERYDGKGYPHGLKGDEIPLCSRIIAVADAYDAMTSTRPYQKTLSPSEAVGILLKESGRQFDPSVVDAAVHSLPSL is encoded by the coding sequence TTGGCTATAGAGGAAGCGAAAAGAGATGTCCATGGCAGGGCAGACATAGAGGTTCAAGACAGGGCGGGCGAAGAATGTTGCAGCGGGGATGGGGCTTTTCTTCAGTGCGACGAAAAGCTATTTTCTGACTTGGTGGCAGCCCTGTCAATGGTAATGGACGTAGAGGAGGAAAGGAAGCTCTATCACGGATGGAGGGTAGCTGCCCTCACTGGCTTTGCATCTAGGGCCGTTGCCCATGACTCGGAAGAGTTGCTGCCTATAGCTTTCTATGCGGCGTTATTGCACGACATCGGAGCCGCAGGTTTGAGTGACCACATGATCCATTATCCGACTTTAGCCTCCCAATTAGCGGTTCCGGAAATAATCGCGCATCCAGCAAGAGGAGCAGAGATCATCTTGGAGCTTCCTGGTATGGAAGCGGCCTCCAGGATGATTTTGGAACATCATGAGTATTGGAATGGAATCGGATACCCTGCGGGGAAGGCGGGGGATGAGATTTCACTAGGCGCCCAGATTATACGGGCTGCCGATGTTTTTGATCTCATTGTGCGTGAGAAAATCTCCGGAGATCCGCGTGATTTGAGATCAGAGGTCTTGCGTAGATTTGAAGCGCGTTCAGGCGAAGAGCTTTCTCCTCTCGTTGTCAGGGCCATAGCTGACATCGTATCCTCTGATTCAGATGGGCGGTTTTCTGCGCTCGTGAACCCGGAAGGGCTCCAAGATCTCGTCAATCAGATGCGCCATCAGATGCCTTCAATAGAGCCTACTTGTAGGCGTGGACCCCTGAAGACCATTCTCACCATCTTTGCGAAGATCATCGATGCGAAACATCAATACACCGCGGGCCATTCCGAACGCGTCGCCCGCTATTCCCTCATTATCGGGATGCAGATGGGGCTCAAGGAGAGAGAGCTACAGCTGCTCGAGGCCAGCGCTTTGCTCCATGATACCGGCAAGGTTTCAGTGCCGAGGTCTGTCCTAGATAAGAAAGGCTCGTTGGCTGCTGAGGAGATCTCATTGATCAGGCGTCATGCCTCGTTGACCATTGAGATATTGAGTCTTATAACCAGATTTGAAGATGTAGCCTGGATTGCCGGTCATCATCATGAACGTTATGATGGCAAAGGGTATCCGCACGGGCTCAAAGGCGATGAAATCCCCCTATGTTCACGCATAATCGCCGTAGCTGATGCATACGATGCCATGACTTCGACGAGACCATACCAAAAGACATTATCCCCTTCAGAAGCTGTCGGCATCCTATTAAAAGAATCCGGCAGACAATTCGACCCCAGCGTGGTGGATGCCGCCGTGCATTCACTCCCCTCCCTTTAA
- a CDS encoding NDP-sugar synthase, which produces MHVILLAGGRGTRLHPLTQDLPKPMVPVVNRPWLHHLLEIVGRLPIVDIRCAVHYRWEAIRNIKWSSIRGNVPVELVVEREALGTGGAIRNAANGVTMTFMVLNADIVPGMDLCELLERHRKIGADCTIALTQVEDPSAYGVVELSPDGRILRFVEKPAPGTAPSNLINAGVYVMEPYILDSIPQGRPISVEREIFPQLIEQGARIYSYISPAYWNDIGTPKGYLSTHWDILQDRMPIRFPDGLSLHNGKEDIRVGRRVRIDSGARLIGPVLLGDGCVIRSGAVVGPNAVLGPDVKIGNRSIVQNSVIWAGAQIGDNSMVEECIIGYNTIVEDRSTARAELIPSRGLWRDTARPAIV; this is translated from the coding sequence ATGCATGTGATCTTATTGGCAGGTGGAAGAGGGACAAGATTACACCCTCTGACTCAGGACCTGCCAAAACCCATGGTGCCGGTGGTCAACAGACCGTGGTTGCACCATCTACTCGAGATAGTAGGAAGACTGCCCATCGTTGATATAAGGTGCGCGGTCCACTACCGGTGGGAAGCCATAAGAAATATCAAATGGTCTAGCATAAGGGGAAATGTGCCGGTGGAGCTTGTCGTGGAACGTGAGGCGCTTGGCACGGGTGGGGCAATTAGGAATGCAGCTAATGGCGTCACGATGACCTTCATGGTATTGAACGCTGATATTGTACCAGGAATGGACCTTTGTGAATTATTGGAAAGGCATAGAAAAATAGGGGCAGACTGTACTATCGCCCTGACGCAGGTTGAGGATCCAAGCGCCTATGGAGTTGTAGAGCTGTCACCGGATGGCAGAATCTTGAGATTTGTGGAAAAACCAGCCCCTGGCACGGCCCCCAGCAACCTTATCAATGCAGGCGTCTATGTTATGGAACCCTATATATTAGATTCTATTCCGCAAGGCAGGCCGATATCAGTGGAGAGAGAGATATTTCCGCAGCTAATTGAGCAGGGAGCAAGGATATATAGCTATATTTCGCCTGCGTATTGGAATGATATAGGGACTCCAAAAGGATACCTTTCAACTCACTGGGATATCCTACAAGACAGGATGCCCATCAGATTCCCGGATGGCCTTTCTCTGCATAATGGAAAGGAAGACATTAGGGTTGGGCGCAGGGTGCGGATTGACAGCGGGGCCAGACTCATTGGGCCTGTGCTTCTTGGGGACGGGTGTGTCATCAGGTCAGGCGCGGTGGTAGGGCCCAATGCTGTACTTGGGCCAGATGTCAAGATAGGCAACAGGAGCATAGTTCAAAATAGCGTGATATGGGCAGGAGCTCAGATAGGCGATAATTCCATGGTGGAAGAGTGCATCATTGGATATAACACGATAGTTGAAGACCGTTCCACCGCAAGGGCGGAACTCATTCCCAGCCGCGGGCTATGGAGAGATACTGCAAGACCGGCCATTGTGTGA
- a CDS encoding glycosyltransferase — MKSANSLRLSIIFLSTYPPRQCGIATFTSNLVQSVSMAPGRPRLNIIAVTDRAGSYRYGEYVVMEIERDNRRGYERAADSINNSPYDIVCVQHEFGIFGGEDGDYLLDFLGRVRKPVVTTLHTILAEPDMHKVELMRAVARKSALLVAMLRKGIDILEEGYGIPRRKSVFIPHGIPAIRARSRQEIRRSLALGERPTIATFGLINPGKGIEYMIMAMPQIVNYIPDALYLVLGKTHPEVKKRYGESYRESLVKLAHDLGVGNNVRFVDEYLTERELVEYLLACDVYVTPYVSREQITSGTLAYAIGLGKAIVSTRYYYAEEMLAGGRGLLVDFRNPGDLAEAVVTILTSNDLRMRLERSTSLLGSNMSWPKVGQIYAKLFADVAARSGRVTRVGEQTLTLGQKSSVR, encoded by the coding sequence GTGAAGTCTGCTAACAGCTTGCGGCTGAGTATTATATTTCTTTCCACCTATCCTCCGAGGCAATGTGGCATAGCGACCTTCACATCCAACTTGGTCCAAAGTGTCAGTATGGCGCCGGGGCGGCCACGACTCAACATAATAGCCGTAACTGATAGGGCAGGAAGCTACCGCTATGGTGAGTATGTAGTCATGGAGATTGAGCGAGATAATAGGAGAGGTTATGAAAGAGCGGCGGATTCTATAAACAATTCCCCATATGACATAGTCTGTGTCCAGCATGAATTCGGGATCTTTGGAGGTGAGGATGGGGATTATTTGCTAGATTTCCTTGGGCGAGTCAGAAAACCCGTGGTGACTACCCTTCATACAATCTTGGCTGAGCCTGATATGCATAAGGTAGAATTGATGAGGGCTGTAGCTCGGAAGAGCGCATTACTTGTGGCCATGCTCCGCAAGGGCATTGACATCCTTGAGGAAGGCTATGGTATTCCCAGACGCAAAAGCGTGTTCATTCCCCATGGCATTCCTGCTATAAGGGCCAGGTCCCGCCAGGAAATACGACGCAGCCTTGCTCTAGGAGAGAGACCGACCATTGCCACTTTCGGTTTGATCAACCCTGGGAAGGGAATTGAATACATGATCATGGCCATGCCACAGATTGTAAATTATATTCCAGATGCCCTTTACCTTGTACTGGGGAAAACCCATCCCGAAGTGAAGAAGAGGTACGGGGAAAGCTACCGTGAGAGTCTTGTCAAGCTGGCGCATGATCTCGGTGTCGGGAATAATGTGAGGTTTGTAGATGAATACCTCACGGAGAGGGAGCTTGTGGAATATCTTCTTGCTTGCGATGTGTATGTGACCCCCTATGTCAGCCGCGAGCAGATAACCAGTGGTACCCTGGCTTATGCCATTGGGCTTGGAAAGGCCATAGTCTCCACCCGGTACTATTACGCGGAGGAGATGCTGGCCGGAGGGCGGGGACTTCTTGTGGATTTCAGGAACCCTGGCGATCTGGCGGAGGCAGTGGTCACGATACTTACATCAAACGACCTTCGTATGCGCCTGGAGAGGTCCACCTCACTCTTGGGATCTAATATGTCATGGCCCAAGGTGGGTCAAATTTATGCCAAGCTTTTTGCTGATGTGGCAGCCCGAAGCGGGCGGGTCACCAGGGTGGGGGAGCAGACCTTGACTCTGGGGCAAAAGTCCAGCGTGAGGTGA
- a CDS encoding sugar phosphate isomerase/epimerase has translation MRLGFFTACFRRKPIAEVADWASAQGFTALEVACWPYDNTRDYSSTTIDVEALTPEEAHEINEMLKSKNLIISSLGYYDNMLHSDPRQREAHLRHLTKVMDAAHMLGVGLVGTFIGRNIELSVADNLKEAERVFSDIMKYAEDRNLRVMIENCPMVGWQQPGIPGNLAYSPELWDELFKRIPSESFGLNFDPSHLYWLGIDYIQAAKDYRDRIFHAHAKDVELLDEGYYRYGIFGSQLGSGHGKTFWRYRLPGLGEIDWARFISILYEIGLESGTLSIEHEDPIWEGTEEKLKAGLIMGRRHLAQYMP, from the coding sequence ATGCGGTTAGGATTCTTTACTGCCTGTTTCCGGCGCAAGCCGATAGCAGAGGTGGCGGACTGGGCATCCGCCCAGGGGTTTACTGCTCTGGAAGTTGCATGCTGGCCATATGACAATACACGGGATTATTCATCTACCACTATTGATGTTGAGGCACTCACTCCAGAGGAAGCCCATGAGATCAATGAAATGCTCAAGAGTAAAAACCTCATCATCTCTTCCCTGGGTTATTATGATAACATGCTTCATTCTGATCCCAGGCAGCGCGAGGCACATCTGCGACACTTGACCAAGGTCATGGATGCCGCGCATATGTTGGGTGTCGGCTTAGTGGGCACCTTTATAGGCCGGAATATCGAGCTATCTGTCGCAGATAATCTCAAGGAAGCGGAAAGAGTCTTCTCAGACATTATGAAATACGCTGAAGACCGAAATCTCCGCGTCATGATCGAGAATTGTCCCATGGTTGGCTGGCAGCAGCCTGGTATCCCTGGGAATCTGGCCTATTCCCCCGAGCTTTGGGATGAGCTCTTCAAAAGGATCCCCTCAGAATCTTTTGGGCTTAATTTTGACCCCTCCCATCTCTACTGGCTCGGAATAGACTATATCCAAGCGGCAAAAGACTATCGCGACCGGATTTTCCATGCCCATGCCAAGGATGTTGAACTCCTGGACGAAGGATACTATCGCTATGGCATCTTCGGCAGTCAGCTCGGCTCAGGACATGGAAAAACATTCTGGAGATATCGCCTGCCAGGCCTCGGCGAAATAGACTGGGCTCGATTCATATCAATTTTGTATGAGATTGGGCTTGAATCCGGCACTCTGAGCATAGAACATGAAGACCCCATATGGGAAGGGACAGAAGAGAAACTCAAGGCCGGTCTGATCATGGGCAGAAGGCATCTTGCTCAATACATGCCTTAA